The Quercus robur chromosome 7, dhQueRobu3.1, whole genome shotgun sequence genome has a segment encoding these proteins:
- the LOC126691959 gene encoding thaumatin-like protein 1 yields the protein MMKTLVLCGLTLAFFFLSGTHAASITFTNNCPYTVWPGTLTADQKPQLSTTGFELASTASMAIDVQAPWKGRFWARTLCSTDSSGRFSCATAECSSGQVSCNGNGAVPPASLVEINIADNGGMDYYDVSNVDGFNLPISVATQGGTGECMASSCPANVNAACPAELQVKGSDGSVIACKSACTAFNEPQYCCTGDYDKPETCPPTSYSQFFEQQCPQAYSYAYDDQNSTFTCSGAPNYVITFCP from the exons ATGATGAAAACTCTGGTACTCTGCGGCCTTACCTTGGCCTTCTTTTTTCTATCTG GTACTCACGCTGCTAGTATAACTTTCACAAACAACTGTCCATATACCGTCTGGCCAGGAACCTTAACTGCTGATCAAAAACCTCAATTATCAACTACTGGGTTTGAGTTAGCATCTACAGCATCCATGGCAATAGATGTCCAAGCTCCATGGAAAGGCCGGTTTTGGGCCCGAACCCTATGCTCCACAGACAGCTCGGGAAGGTTCAGTTGCGCTACTGCAGAATGCAGCTCTGGTCAGGTTTCATGCAATGGTAACGGTGCAGTTCCGCCAGCTTCTTTGGTAGAAATCAACATAGCTGATAATGGTGGAATGGACTATTACGATGTTAGCAATGTAGATGGGTTCAACTTGCCTATTTCAGTAGCCACACAAGGCGGAACTGGCGAATGCATGGCCTCAAGTTGTCCAGCCAACGTGAACGCGGCTTGCCCAGCAGAGCTGCAAGTGAAAGGGTCTGATGGGAGCGTTATTGCTTGCAAGAGTGCATGTACCGCTTTCAATGAACCACAATATTGTTGCACTGGCGATTATGACAAGCCTGAAACATGTCCACCCACAAGCTACTCTCAGTTCTTTGAGCAGCAATGTCCTCAAGCTTATAGCTATGCTTATGATGATCAGAACAGCACATTTACTTGCTCTGGTGCACCTAACTACGTTATCACTTTTTGTCCATGA
- the LOC126691961 gene encoding thaumatin-like protein 1 isoform X2: MMKTLALYGLTLAFFFLSGAHSARITFTNNCPYTVWPGTLTSDQKPQLSTTGFELASTASSAIDVQAPWKGRFWARTLCSTDSSGRFSCATAECSSGQVSCNGNGAVPPASLVEINIAADGGMDFYDVSLVDGFNLPVSVATQGGTGECKASSCPANVNAACPAELQVKGSDGSVIACKSACIAFNEPQYCCTGAYDKPETCPPTNYSQIFEQQCPQAYSYAYDDQNSTFTCSGAPNYVITFCP; encoded by the exons ATGATGAAAACTCTGGCACTTTACGGCCTCACCTTGGCCTTCTTTTTCCTATCTG GTGCTCACTCTGCTAGAATAACTTTCACAAACAACTGTCCATATACCGTTTGGCCGGGAACCTTAACTTCAGATCAAAAACCTCAATTATCAACTACTGGGTTTGAGTTAGCGTCTACAGCATCCTCAGCAATAGATGTCCAAGCTCCATGGAAAGGCCGATTCTGGGCCCGAACCCTATGCTCCACAGATAGCTCGGGAAGGTTCAGTTGCGCTACTGCAGAATGTAGCTCTGGTCAAGTTTCATGCAATGGTAACGGTGCAGTTCCGCCAGCTTCTTTGGTAGAAATCAACATAGCCGCCGATGGTGGAATGGACTTTTATGATGTTAGCCTTGTAGATGGGTTCAACTTGCCTGTTTCAGTAGCCACACAAGGCGGAACTGGCGAATGCAAGGCCTCAAGCTGTCCAGCCAACGTGAACGCGGCTTGCCCAGCAGAGCTGCAAGTGAAAGGGTCTGATGGGAGCGTTATTGCTTGCAAGAGTGCATGTATCGCTTTCAATGAACCACAATATTGTTGCACTGGCGCATATGACAAGCCTGAAACATGTCCACCCACAAACTACTCTCAGATCTTTGAGCAGCAATGTCCTCAAGCTTATAGCTATGCTTATGACGATCAGAACAGCACATTTACTTGCTCTGGTGCACCCAACTACGTTATTACTTTCTGTCCATAA
- the LOC126690754 gene encoding thaumatin-like protein 1, whose amino-acid sequence HAGVHSARITFTNNCPYTVWPGTLTSDQNPQLSTTGFELASTASSAIDVQAPWKGRFWARTQCSTDSSGRFSCATAECSSGQVSCNGNGAVPPASLVEINIAADGGMDFYDVSLVDGFNLPVSVVTQGGTGECKASSCPANVNAACPAELQVKGSDGSVIACKSACTAFNEPQYCCTGAYDKPETCPPTNYSQIFEQQCPQAYSYAYDDKNSTFTCSGAPNYVITFCPN is encoded by the coding sequence CATGCAGGTGTTCACTCTGCTAGAATAACTTTCACAAACAACTGTCCATATACCGTTTGGCCGGGAACCTTAACTTCCGATCAAAATCCACAATTATCAACTACTGGGTTTGAGTTAGCGTCTACAGCATCCTCAGCAATAGATGTCCAAGCTCCATGGAAAGGCCGATTCTGGGCCCGAACCCAATGCTCCACAGATAGCTCGGGAAGGTTCAGTTGCGCTACGGCAGAATGTAGCTCTGGTCAAGTTTCATGCAATGGTAACGGTGCAGTTCCGCCAGCTTCTTTGGTAGAAATCAACATAGCCGCCGATGGTGGAATGGACTTCTATGATGTTAGCCTTGTAGATGGGTTCAACTTGCCTGTTTCAGTAGTCACACAAGGCGGAACTGGCGAATGCAAGGCCTCAAGCTGTCCAGCCAACGTGAACGCGGCTTGCCCAGCAGAGCTGCAAGTGAAAGGTTCTGATGGGAGTGTTATTGCTTGCAAGAGTGCATGTACCGCTTTCAATGAACCACAATATTGTTGCACTGGCGCATATGACAAGCCTGAAACATGTCCACCCACAAACTACTCTCAGATCTTTGAGCAGCAATGTCCTCAAGCTTATAGCTATGCTTATGATGACAAGAACAGCACATTTACTTGCTCTGGTGCACCCAACTACGTTATCACTTTCTGTCCAAATTAG
- the LOC126691961 gene encoding thaumatin-like protein 1 isoform X1, with product MMKTLALYGLTLAFFFLSGAHSARITFTNNCPYTVWPGTLTSDQKPQLSTTGFELASTASSAIDVQAPWKGRFWARTLCSTDSSGRFSCATAECSSGQVSCNGNGAVPPASLVEINIAADGGMDFYDVSLVDGFNLPVSVATQGGTGECKASSCPANVNAACPAELQVKGSDGSVIACKSACIAFNEPQYCCTGAYDKPETCPPTNYSQIFEQQCPQAYSYAYDDQNSTFTCSGAPNYVITFCP from the exons ATGATGAAAACTCTGGCACTCTACGGCCTCACCTTGGCCTTCTTTTTCCTATCTG GTGCTCACTCTGCTAGAATAACTTTCACAAACAACTGTCCATATACCGTTTGGCCGGGAACCTTAACTTCAGATCAAAAACCTCAATTATCAACTACTGGGTTTGAGTTAGCGTCTACAGCATCCTCAGCAATAGATGTCCAAGCTCCATGGAAAGGCCGATTCTGGGCCCGAACCCTATGCTCCACAGATAGCTCGGGAAGGTTCAGTTGCGCTACTGCAGAATGTAGCTCTGGTCAAGTTTCATGCAATGGTAACGGTGCAGTTCCGCCAGCTTCTTTGGTAGAAATCAACATAGCCGCCGATGGTGGAATGGACTTTTATGATGTTAGCCTTGTAGATGGGTTCAACTTGCCTGTTTCAGTAGCCACACAAGGCGGAACTGGCGAATGCAAGGCCTCAAGCTGTCCAGCCAACGTGAACGCGGCTTGCCCAGCAGAGCTGCAAGTGAAAGGGTCTGATGGGAGCGTTATTGCTTGCAAGAGTGCATGTATCGCTTTCAATGAACCACAATATTGTTGCACTGGCGCATATGACAAGCCTGAAACATGTCCACCCACAAACTACTCTCAGATCTTTGAGCAGCAATGTCCTCAAGCTTATAGCTATGCTTATGACGATCAGAACAGCACATTTACTTGCTCTGGTGCACCCAACTACGTTATTACTTTCTGTCCATAA
- the LOC126691963 gene encoding thaumatin-like protein 1, producing MMKTLALYSLTLAFFFLSGAHSARITFTNNCPYTVWPGTLTSDQKPQLSTTGFELTSTASSAIDVQAPWKGRFWARTLCSTDSSGRFSCATAECSSGQVSCNGNGAVPPASLVEINIAADGGMDFYDVSLVDGFNLPVSVATQGGTGECRASSCPANVNAACPAELQVKGSDGSVIACKSACTAFNQPQYCCTGANNTPQTCPPTDYSRIFENQCPQAYSYAYDDQNSTFTCSGAPNYVITFCP from the exons ATGATGAAAACCCTGGCACTCTACAGCCTTACCTTGGCCTTCTTTTTCCTATCTG GTGCTCACTCTGCTAGAATAACTTTCACAAACAACTGTCCATATACCGTCTGGCCAGGAACCTTAACTTCAGATCAAAAACCTCAATTATCAACTACAGGGTTTGAGTTAACATCTACAGCATCCTCAGCAATAGATGTCCAAGCTCCATGGAAAGGCCGATTCTGGGCCCGAACTCTATGCTCCACAGACAGCTCCGGAAGGTTCAGCTGTGCTACTGCAGAATGTAGCTCTGGTCAGGTTTCATGCAATGGTAACGGTGCAGTTCCGCCAGCTTCTTTGGTAGAAATCAACATAGCCGCCGATGGTGGAATGGACTTTTATGATGTTAGTCTTGTAGATGGGTTCAACTTGCCTGTTTCAGTAGCCACGCAAGGTGGAACTGGTGAATGCAGGGCCTCAAGCTGTCCGGCCAATGTGAATGCAGCTTGCCCAGCAGAGCTGCAAGTGAAAGGGTCTGATGGAAGCGTTATTGCTTGCAAGAGTGCTTGTACTGCTTTCAATCAGCCACAGTATTGTTGCACTGGTGCAAATAACACTCCACAAACTTGCCCACCCACAGACTATTCTCGGATCTTTGAGAACCAATGCCCTCAAGCTTATAGCTATGCTTATGATGATCAGAACAGCACATTTACTTGCTCTGGTGCACCCAACTATGTTATCACTTTCTGTCCATGA